Below is a window of Leishmania braziliensis MHOM/BR/75/M2904 complete genome, chromosome 16 DNA.
CCCACTCGACTGATATAGGATGAGCACAAAccgggagagagagcaagagaaggggcTAGCCAAGCGCCTGAAGACGTTAGAAGGGGATGAGCAGCACCAGAGGCACCACAACAATGCAGTCCACAAAATGCCTCTGCAATTcccgcttccctctctcctgaGCAACCAAATCGGGCCTTCGGCGCACAACAATGAGAGCGGCCAGAACACCCGAGCGCCCACGACCTACAGAAAACAAGCACCCCGCACACTCACCCACCTTCACGACGTGCCTGCAGACAACACCAAATCACGCTCAGTTAGGAGGCCGCATCGCCACTGTGCCGCCGACTCAGTAAAGAAGCGGTTTCTCGAAGAAGCGATGAAACAAACGTTTCGAGCATGCAAAGCATAAACATGCAAGGCACACGCACTTCAGCCAAAATAGGCAGCGAGAACAGCGCCATTGGCGTGTTTCCCAGCATGCCGCACCTCTGCCACACAGGCCCAACGCCACTCCACACACCCCTCGGCCCTGCCACGGGACCCATCGCGTGCTGCGAAGCACCCGCAGACACGCggcacagcagtgcgcagACTCAGCCACCTCAGCACGGCCACCGCCTCATACTCTACCAACCCACGCGCCCAccgtgccggtcgccacctcgcgcagcacctctccCCCGCAAGGTGGGGCCTCacgctccccacaccagcaggcagtcACCGCCGGATGGGATGCtctcgagtcacgctggacactctgcccatcacatgggtggGGCAAGCGCGCTCACTGCCGCGGGgcgcgccgacgcagcgccatccacgaccggGCCGTCGCAGCCAGGAGCAATGCATCGCTCCGACCTCCCACACGTCCTACGTGCTgggccctgtcaccaccagaagagGCTCACCATTGGCAGGGAGACggggggctgcttggcttcccgGCACAGCGTGGGGATACTGGGCCCTGCGATGCAACGCACTGGGGTGTCCCCCCatgacgaggaagaggagaaataAAAGAGAAGCCACATCGAAACGGCTCCTCCTCGAAAACCATTACGATACTGCACTGGGTTCACTCAGCGTGGATGACGCACCGACCATCAGTAAAGGCTCTGGCGACAGCACGCGATTACAGCCATCAAAGACGGCGAAGATGACTGCGTTAGAGGGGAAGGAGCGCGCGGCCGTGAGGGCCCAGCCTCGATAGAGAGCGCGCAGGCCCTCGCTCTGATATATTCGCGTCATCGCCCCCCACAGGCTCAGCCTGCCATACATGGGGTCCACTTGGATGCGGGTTTTGACCATGTCGGAGGGGTACAAGGCGGTCCAGAAGGCAACGCCACTGCACCCACCTGCTATCATGAGCTTCCACAATGGCAAGCTCTCACTCGGCATTCCCTCTGGCGTCATCCAGCTCTTCAGAGTATCGTACGTGCcgcaccacaccaccacaccgGGCACCTCGCGGCAGAGCATGGCAAAGCCGCCCTTGTAGAATCCTTTGACGCCGTGCTGACGAAAAACCTGCTGGGCACAGTCCAGCGAGCCGCGGTACTGTCGCTGCCCCCTCCTGCCATCGGCCTGCATGCGGCACTTGACCAATTCGAACGGTGTCAAGCACGCCGTCGCTaccgcaccgctgccacaccCGCCCAGTAGTATCTGCGGTAGAGTGGGCCGATCACCCGCGCCGATCAAGCGCAGCGTCCACTTGTATGCCGCGAACACCCAGGCGTGCTCCAAGCTAGAGGCAATGAGACGTGCCGTCACGCCGCGGTAAAAACCAATGGCGCCATCCTGACGAATGAGCTTCGTGATGCAGTCCGTGTAGCCGACGTACCGCGTGCCGCCGTACGACTGCAGGAGTACCTTCACGGTGTCAAAGGGGTGCTCGATCAGCACCCCCGCAAACCCGCCAGCGGTGCCAGAGATAAAATCATTACGCAAACTCATCGCCCAGTCCCCCACCCTCGCCCCCGCCCGCGCGCGCTTGACAAACAGAAAGAGGTGAAGCCGACCACCATGCAGCAACGGCTacaggagaagcagcaccagTGGCGAAGACCAGAGCCGCGAGTAACATCAAACTCCACCAACGGAGCTGGGGAATTCCACTCAAGATACGAAGAGCGCGTCGAGTTAGATGTGCGCACCACCCTGATTGTAACGacgagaaagaaagaaataGGCGGCCTTGACCAGAGCGAATCAGGACGAGCACAGACAAGACACGCGCTGCCTCACACGATGAGCACAATAGCAGCGCTACGGAAGTCCCCTCCCACTTTTCTCCTTCGTCTGCCAACCAAGACGACGTGCGCgccaagagagaaggcggagatAGAGCGGCACGCGGTATTGGCTGTGGTGAAGAACGCCTAGCTAACAacaagggcagcagcagacagaGGTCTCAGCAAAGTCCCTCCGTACAGCACAAGCGCATGCGTAGGAGATAAGCCGATTTCCGCACTgatgaaagaaagaagggcaGCGGGGGCGACTGTGTGTCCGGGTGTGCCTCTCGCTTTTCCGCTCGCACAAGTCGTGCCGGTATACCGCAGTGCCAATGGCTGTGCCCCTGTGCGTGGGTCTGTTCGAGGGAAAGAATGGCAGCATTGTAGCGAGACCATAGTGACAAGAGAGAGCACGAGAATGagaacaagaagagagatgcagaAGTAACGCGTGGCAGCTGATCctgggagaggaggaaaactCACAAAACATACAGCGCGCACGTGCTGACTTACCGCGAACATCTGCACAACCGGCAACTTCACGTTACCGCCGTCGAGCGCACTCAGGAGCGCTCCGAGATGCTGCGCCgagcgcagacacacgcacgcacacatacatcaCCATCGCTGACCAGAGAAAACTCTCATTAAGGTGCatgagaaggaaaggaagagtCATGCTAAGATGCCCTTCCCTCGCACGCCTT
It encodes the following:
- a CDS encoding mitochondrial ornithine carrier protein-like protein — its product is MSLRNDFISGTAGGFAGVLIEHPFDTVKVLLQSYGGTRYVGYTDCITKLIRQDGAIGFYRGVTARLIASSLEHAWVFAAYKWTLRLIGAGDRPTLPQILLGGCGSGAVATACLTPFELVKCRMQADGRRGQRQYRGSLDCAQQVFRQHGVKGFYKGGFAMLCREVPGVVVWCGTYDTLKSWMTPEGMPSESLPLWKLMIAGGCSGVAFWTALYPSDMVKTRIQVDPMYGRLSLWGAMTRIYQSEGLRALYRGWALTAARSFPSNAVIFAVFDGCNRVLSPEPLLMVGASSTLSEPSAVS